A window of the Fulvia fulva chromosome 11, complete sequence genome harbors these coding sequences:
- a CDS encoding 26S proteasome regulatory subunit 6B, translating to MADVLNPANTEAPHLKRAIPSSAIANVDTIEGLADGDDQYATYKKLQRQLEYIKLQEEYIKDEQRSLKRELVRAQEEIKRIQSVPLVIGQFMEAIDQNTGIVQSSTGSNYVVRILSTLDRELLKPSSSVALHRHSNSLVDILPPEADSSIAMLGADEKPDVTYADVGGLDMQKQEIREAVELPLTQFDLYKQIGIDPPRGVLLYGPPGTGKTMLVKAVANSTTASFIRVVGSEFVQKYLGEGPRMVRDVFRMARENSPAIIFIDEIDAIATKRFDAQTGADREVQRILLELLNQMDGFDQTSNVKVIMATNRADTLDPALLRPGRLDRKIEFPSLRDRRERRLIFSTIASKMSLSPEVDLDSLIVRNDPLSGAIIAAVMQEAGLRAVRKNRYNIIQQDLEDAYTSQVKGTSEADKFDFYK from the coding sequence ATGGCGGACGTGCTCAACCCAGCGAACACGGAGGCGCCTCACCTCAAGCGAGCGATCCCCAGCTCGGCCATCGCAAACGTCGACACCATCGAGGGACTCGCCGACGGCGACGATCAGTATGCCACATACAAGAAGCTGCAGCGACAACTCGAGTACATCAAGCTGCAGGAGGAGTACATCAAGGATGAGCAGCGAAGTCTGAAGCGCGAGCTGGTCCGGGCACAGGAAGAGATCAAGCGCATTCAGTCAGTGCCGCTGGTCATCGGACAGTTCATGGAGGCCATCGATCAGAACACCGGAATCGTGCAGTCGTCGACAGGTAGCAACTATGTCGTCCGCATACTCAGCACACTCGACCGAGAACTCCTCAAGCCATCGAGCAGTGTGGCGCTGCACAGACATTCCAACAGCTTGGTCGACATTCTACCGCCGGAAGCCGACAGCAGCATCGCTATGCTTGGCGCAGACGAGAAGCCAGATGTCACATATGCCGATGTTGGTGGTCTGGATATGCAGAAGCAGGAGATTAGGGAAGCCGTGGAGCTGCCACTCACACAATTCGACCTATACAAGCAGATTGGTATCGATCCGCCGCGTGGTGTGTTGCTCTATGGACCACCAGGAACAGGAAAGACTATGTTGGTCAAGGCCGTAGCAAACAGCACAACAGCATCATTCATCCGAGTGGTGGGATCAGAGTTCGTACAAAAGTACTTGGGCGAGGGACCACGTATGGTGCGAGACGTCTTCAGAATGGCACGAGAGAACAGCCCAGCCATCATCTTCATCGACGAGATTGACGCTATTGCGACGAAGCGTTTCGATGCGCAGACCGGTGCCGACAGAGAAGTGCAACGTATCCTGCTTGAGCTGCTCAACCAGATGGACGGTTTCGATCAGACATCCAACGTCAAGGTCATCATGGCAACGAACCGTGCCGACACTCTCGACCCTGCGCTTCTTCGACCAGGTCGTCTGGATCGAAAGATCGAGTTCCCATCTCTGCGCGACCGCCGCGAGCGACGACTGATCTTCTCCACCATCGCATCTAAGATGAGCTTGTCACCTGAAGTCGACCTCGACTCGCTCATTGTGCGCAACGATCCACTATCAGGTGCCATAATCGCGGCTGTGATGCAAGAGGCAGGTCTACGAGCAGTGAGGAAGAACAGATACAACATCATTCAGCAAGATTTGGAGGATGCGTACACGAGCCAGGTCAAGGGTACCAGCGAGGCGGACAAGTTCGACTTCTACAAGTAG
- a CDS encoding Cytochrome P450 monooxygenase: MAPQPTTSPLAVFMKQDGDDAQLDYKRIALAAVALYLGYQIFQTLLLAFTSPLRNVPGPFWSRFTRLPLKKAIIGGRRIFFIHDLHQQYGDIVRIAPDEVSVSDMDGFKKIHAVSATFNKADWYEKLTIFPRHSVFTMMTKETHAARRKLFARGFSKSYLREHYEPIVAEKARLAVKGIKERAVKGNADLMQWWTFLATDTVGRLGFGESFGMLEKGEKTDYIRTLELALVGNGIGAELPLVRAIGRLIPSKGAKQAFDATDIILDYGQKAVDNAKAQASETNLMANVLSEAEKDVSSLDDLDVRVEATSLIFAGSGTTANTLSYFIWSVLKRPELQRKLEEEVATLPENFKDTDMESLPWLNATMQETLRVYAAVPGTLPRLVPKGGVTIAGHFIPEGMTVGTQAYTIHRKEDIWPDAKSFNPARWFKESDMPAAAKTAFCAFGAGAYTCLGIHIAYMEMRYAVASFFRECRGVRLAESCTDESMEEENYFVITPKGKRCEVTMT, from the exons ATGGCACCACAACCAACAACGAGCCCTCTTGCGGTGTTCATGAAGCAGGATGGCGATGATGCGCAGCTGGACTACAAGCGGATAGCGCTGGCTGCGGTTGCGCTATATCTGGGATACCAGATCTTTCAG ACATTGCTGCTCGCTTTCACATCCCCACTCCGCAATGTCCCTGGTCCATTCTGGTCGCGCTTCACCAGACTACCACTGAAGAAAGCCATCATCGGCGGGCGTCGAATCTTCTTCATCCATGATCTCCACCAACAATATGGCGACATTGTGCGAATCGCACCAGACGAAGTCTCGGTCTCGGATATGGACGGCTTCAAGAAGATTCATGCTGTTTCCGCGACTTTCAATAAAGCCGACTGGTACGAGAAGCTTACCATCTTTCCTCGACACAGCGTTTTCACCATGATGACGAAGGAGACCCACGCGGCACGGAGGAAGCTCTTTGCGAGAGGGTTTAGCAAGTCATATCTCAGGGAACATTATGAGCCAATCGTTGCGGAGAAGGCGAGATTGGCCGTAAAGGGTATCAAGGAGAGGGCTGTCAAGGGCAATGCCGATCTCATGCAATGGTGGACGTTCCTGGCTACGGACACCGTTGGACGACTTGGCTTTGGTGAGAGCTTCGGCATGCTGGAGAAGGGAGAG AAAACTGATTACATCCGCACGCTCGAGCTTGCACTCGTAGGCAACGGTATCGGTGCTGAACTTCCTCTCGTCCGCGCGATCGGTCGCCTCATCCCATCGAAGGGCGCCAAGCAGGCTTTTGATGCGACCGATATCATCCTCGACTACGGCCAAAAAGCTGTTGATAACGCCAAAGCCCAGGCCAGCGAGACAAACCTGATGGCCAACGTGCTAAGCGAAGCAGAGAAGGACGTTTCTTCCCTGGACGACCTCGATGTGAGAGTTGAAGCCACCAGTCTCATCTTCGCGGGCAGCGGAACTACTGCCAATACCCTGTCCTACTTTATCTGGTCGGTGCTGAAGCGACCCGAGCTGCAAAGGAAGCTAGAGGAGGAAGTCGCAACTCTTCCCGAGAACTTCAAGGACACCGATATGGAGAGCCTGCCTTGGCTGAACGCGACTATGCAAGAAACACTACGCGTCTACGCCGCAGTACCCGGTACTCTCCCGCGCCTCGTCCCCAAAGGTGGCGTTACAATCGCCGGCCACTTCATCCCCGAAGGCATGACGGTCGGCACGCAAGCATACACCATACACCGGAAAGAAGACATCTGGCCCGACGCCAAATC CTTCAACCCAGCACGCTGGTTCAAAGAATCAGACATGCCAGCCGCAGCCAAAACGGCATTCTGTGCTTTCGGCGCGGGAGCGTACACGTGTTTGGGAATTCATATCGCGTATATGGAGATGCGGTATGCGGTGGCGAGTTTCTTTAGGGAGTGTAGGGGTGTGAGGTTGGCGGAGAGTTGTACGGATGAGAGTATGGAGGAGGAGAATTATTTTGTTATTACGCCGAAGGGGAAGAGGTGTGAGGTTACGATGACTTGA
- a CDS encoding Hps1-dma1 cluster oxidoreductase toxD: MTTAIGRRRSTSRTPPPNNYPSQRYKKDDSSSSVSTHQSHQLSHISRIKMASQLPSTMKAITINENKAKVSEIPIPKIRATYLLAKVDSVALNPTDWKHINGKRAAAHGLAGCDFSGTVVEVGPEVTKSFKPGDRVAGTTHGANFSQPEDGCFSEYVVAKADLLVKIPESLSSEQAATFPLGVSTVGQGLFQKGLKLNLPDNPTKSGETVLIYGGSSATGSLAIQYATLAGYKVITTCSPKNNTFVKSLGATAAYDYKDPQCGATINRDTNNSLRLIWDTISLPASAAICEAALSTDAKDPKYWTILPVKLPNRNDVDSGFTFMYTIFGDAFEKAGRETPASQEDFEFARKFFGITEGLLKDGKLKTHPEKVGEKGLEGVLQGLKDLKEDKVSGNKLVYRVKETPGDSKAEVEL; the protein is encoded by the exons ATGACGACAGCCATTGGACGACGTCGGAGCACTTCACGGACACCACCTCCCAACAACTACCCAAGCCAAAGATATAAGAAGGACGACTCCAGCAGCTCAGTATCAACACACCAATCTCACCAACTTTCT CACATATCAAGGATCAAGATGGCATCCCAACTTCCCTCCACCATGAAAGCCATCACAATCAACGAGAACAAGGCCAAAGTCTCAGAGATCCCGATCCCCAAAATCCGAGCAACTTACTTGCTCGCCAAAGTCGACTCGGTAGCTCTTAACCCCACAGACTGGAAGCACATCAACGGCAAGCGAGCAGCTGCCCACGGACTCGCCGGATGTGACTTCTCAGGCACCGTCGTCGAGGTCGGTCCAGAGGTCACAAAGTCGTTCAAGCCAGGTGATAGAGTTGCTGGAACTACCCACGGTGCCAACTTCTCCCAGCCAGAAGATGGTTGCTTCTCCGAGTATGTTGTGGCCAAGGCAGACTTGCTTGTCAAGATCCCAGAGAGCCTATCTTCCGAACAGGCAGCTACGTTCCCACTGGGTGTCTCGACCGTTGGTCAAGGTCTCTTTCAGAAGGGCTTGAAGCTCAATCTGCCGGACAACCCAACCAAGAGTGGCGAGACAGTTCTCATCTAT GGCGGCTCCTCCGCAACAGGTTCCCTCGCAATCCAATACGCCACCCTTGCCGGCTACAAAGTCATCACAACCTGCAGCCCCAAGAACAACACCTTCGTCAAATCCCTCGGCGCCACCGCCGCCTACGACTACAAAGACCCGCAATGCGGCGCTACCATCAACCGCGACACCAACAACTCTCTCCGCTTGATCTGGGACACAATCTCCCTCCCAGCCTCCGCAGCAATCTGCGAAGCTGCCCTATCCACTGATGCCAAGGATCCCAAGTACTGGACCATCTTGCCAGTCAAGCTGCCGAACAGGAACGATGTGGATAGTGGCTTCACGTTCATGTACACGATCTTTGGGGATGCGTTCGAGAAAGCTGGACGAGAGACGCCGGCGAGTCAGGAGGACTTTGAGTTTGCGAGGAAGTTCTTTGGGATCACGGAGGGATTGCTTAAGGATGGAAAGTTGAAGACGCATCCGGAAAAGGTTGGGGAGAAGGGTTTGGAGGGTGTGTTACAGGGCCTGAAGGATTTGAAAGAGGATAAAGTCAGTGGAAATAAGCTGGTCTATCGTGTGAAGGAGACGCCAGGAGATTCGAAGGCGGAGGTTGAGTTGTAA
- a CDS encoding Flap endonuclease 1: MGIPGLWEEVERVLTLQDTTLAAESAACVEAKGRPLRIAVDASVVIYKLRESTRPAAKYGGMNHPSRTFMTTACNLMIQGVQPVYIFDGPGRPTCKRDKFRPIAKRTNLYVPPPAPNAHGTRDIEQEYEFTHVEDLAKQVLDLMGVPRWDAPGEAEAECVALEKAGLVDGIYTSDGDALAFGGQCIYRARKNDQEEEKNDKEEKKKNDEELQKIQAADLETAGRPAKVLALAALLAGGDYRHGLRNCGFLNALRIVEKSAALEKLYHIGKSTAKEEARKGMLNGWRISQRDTFVGAVRNISRLIADTVPSDWPSAQLLGLCLRPMISDDATLEQLRSTIWIPKQPNIVELRAFTARMFGWQSRQRAKQFLHRLTPGLLANKLMAAGCQGQDATDLIVQAKAKQQRKDTANRSPVVKVSFMALEIAPIDYDGEPIVPGFEWDERDKKDPKVPYEEEYPEFLATFGAPSSLPRNAAGRNSGNSKRPAESDTASSSTKKAKATRRKPSAESTNTQRNSPSTVGTTNNGFTISGFRMPTRLDISFAGNEDVIDLT; this comes from the exons ATGGGTATACCTGGTCTCTGGGAAGAGGTCGAGCGCGTACTCACTCTACAGGATACAACGCTTGCTGCAGAAAGTGCAGCATGCGTCGAGGCCAAAGGTCGCCCGCTCCGCATCGCAGTAGACGCATCTGtggtaatatataagctgCGCGAGAGCACCAGGCCGGCAGCAAAATATG GCGGCATGAACCATCCCAGTCGAACGTTCATGACGACGGCCTGCAATCTCATGATTCAAGGTGTACAGCCGGTATACATCTTCGATGGACCTGGACGGCCGACATGCAAGCGTGACAAGTTTCGACCGATCGCCAAGCGAACGAACCTATACGTCCCTCCTCCAGCACCGAATGCTCATGGGACGCGTGACATCGAACAAGAGTATGAGTTCACCCATGTCGAGGATCTGGCCAAACAAGTTCTGGACCTGATGGGAGTTCCGAGGTGGGATGCGCCTGGTGAAGCAGAAGCGGAATGCGTCGCGCTCGAGAAAGCCGGGTTAGTCGACGGCATATACACGAGCGATGGCGATGCTTTGGCGTTCGGTGGGCAATGCATTTACAGAGCCAGAAAGAACGACcaggaggaggagaagaaCGACAaggaggagaagaagaagaacgACGAGGAACTGCAAAAGATACAGGCCGCCGATCTCGAGACAGCCGGACGGCCTGCCAAAGTCCTCGCGCTTGCTGCACTGCTAGCTGGCGGTGACTACCGCCATGGCCTCCGTAATTGCGGCTTCTTGAATGCATTGCGGATCGTCGAAAAATCTGCCGCTTTGGAAAAGCTCTACCATATCGGGAAAAGCACTGCAAAGGAAGAAGCACGCAAAGGCATGCTGAATGGCTGGAGGATAAGCCAACGGGATACATTCGTTGGTGCAGTACGGAACATCTCGAGATTGATTGCGGACACCGTGCCTTCCGACTGGCCGAGTGCACAACTGCTCGGACTCTGCTTGCGGCCCATGATTTCCGATGATGCTACTCTGGAGCAGCTCCGGTCAACCATATGGATCCCCAAGCAACCCAACATTGTAGAGCTTCGAGCATTCACTGCCCGCATGTTCGGATGGCAAAGCCGACAGCGCGCGAAACAATTCCTCCACCGTCTTACGCCAGGCCTTCTTGCAAACAAGCTGATGGCGGCTGGATGTCAGGGACAGGACGCAACAGACCTCATCGTTCAAGCCAAAGCAAAACAGCAGAGGAAGGATACCGCAAACAGATCACCTGTGGTAAAGGTTAGCTTCATGGCACTTGAGATCGCACCGATCGACTATGATGGGGAACCGATAGTGCCGGGGTTCGAGTGGGATGAGCGCGATAAGAAGGACCCGAAAGTGCCGTATGAGGAGGAGTATCCGGAGTTCTTGGCCACATTCGGAGCACCTTCGTCTCTCCCAAGAAATGCGGCGGGCAGGAACAGTGGCAATAGCAAGAGACCAGCTGAAAGCGATACAGCCAGCAGCTCGACGAAGAAAGCGAAGGCAACAAGACGAAAACCTTCGGCCGAGTCCACGAATACGCAACGCAACAGCCCGTCCACAGTGGGAACGACGAATAACGGCTTTACAATATCGGGGTTCAGGATGCCGACACGCCTGGACATATCGTTTGCTGGCAACGAGGATGTCATCGACTTGACGTGA
- a CDS encoding Putative glutamine amidotransferase-like protein: protein MVEAAARPKLRVAVLKCDNPLAVIQERYGSYGDIFEKLLKQGQAGAALDEKSDLAVSKWDVADQQTYPRLEDVDAVLLTEANVDGNAEDPWILTLLRFVQEAYRMRIPILGVCFGHQVIARALGATVRRSDCYEISATTVSLTSSGSSLFDGKQNLVLHQMHRDVVESVPAGCKSIGSSARCEIHGLYQPGRIMTLQGHAEFDQFMVERAASSRAEQGILSEEVAKDGIARAELPHDGDLVARAMYRFVWQASKAPRRV, encoded by the exons ATGGTTGAGGCAGCCGCACGACCGAAGCTGAGAGTGGCCGTGCTGAAATGCGATAATCCACTCGCAGTCATACAAGAGCGGTACGGGAGCTACGGGGACATCTTTGAGAAGTTGCTCAAGCAAGGGCAGGCTGGAGCAGCCCTCGATGAGAAGTCGGACCTGGCTGTCTCAAAGTGGGACGTCGCTGACCAGCAGACATATCCTCGATTGGAGGACGTTGATGCTGTCCTCCTGACAGAAGCCA ATGTCGACGGTAACGCCGAGGATCCATGGATCTTGACCCTGCTCCGGTTCGTGCAGGAAGCATATCGCATGCGCATACCGATTCTTGGCGTGTGTTTCGGGCACCAGGTGATCGCTCGAGCCTTGGGCGCCACGGTGAGGAGAAGCGATTGCTACGAGATCTCTGCGACCACAGTTAGCTTGACATCGTCCGGAAGCTCTCTTTTCGATGGCAAGCAGAATCTG GTCCTGCACCAGATGCATCGCGATGTGGTAGAGTCAGTGCCTGCCGGTTGTAAGTCGATCGGCTCGTCTGCTCGCTGTGAAATTCACGGCTTGTACCAGCCAGGCCGGATCATGACATTACAAGGTCATGCAGAGTTTGACCAGTTCATGGTGGAAAGAGCGGCGTCTTCCAGGGCAGAGCAAGGCATCCTGAGTGAAGAAGTCGCGAAAGATGGGATAGCAAGAGCGGAACTGCCTCATGATGGAGACTTGGTCGCACGCGCCATGTATCGGTTCGTATGGCAGGCATCGAAAGCACCGAGAAGAGTCTAG
- a CDS encoding Glycerol 2-dehydrogenase (NADP(+)) translates to MGSAPPQLTKRTYKLNTGAEIPAIGLGTWQSPPGQVEKAVEAALKHGYRHIDTAAGYGNEAEVATGWKASGVPRGQFFLTTKLNNPDQGRVAEACDESLKRLGTDYVDLFLMHWPQPVDPSDASGKKALENWDFKKTWAEMQKLPATGKVKAIGVSNFSKHHLEELFADSSFKVTPAVNQVEVHPCYPSFKLVDYNTSKGIHTTAYSCLGSTDSPLYKNDTLAKIAEKKGKTVQQVLLQWGLSRGYSVIPKSTSPSRIEANFALDGWSLDDDEIKTISSIKDRFKVCDGTFLPYDGEKAKLFVDDE, encoded by the exons ATGGGATCCGCACCACCACAACTCACCAA GCGCACCTACAAGCTCAACACTGGTGCTGAGATTCCAGCAATCGGTCTTGGAACATGGCAATCACCACCAGGCCAAGTCGAGAAGGCTGTTGAGGCCGCACTCAAGCACGGCTACCGACACATCGACACCGCAGCAGGCTATGGCAATGAGGCGGAGGTCGCAACCGGCTGGAAGGCGTCAGGTGTACCACGAGGGCAGTTCTTTTTGACAACAAAGCTCAACAACCCAGACCAAGGCCGTGTCGCCGAGGCTTGCGATGAGTCGCTCAAGCGACTGGGAACCGACTATGTTGACCTCTTCCTCATGCACTGGCCACAACCAGTCGACCCAAGCGATGCAAGCGGCAAGAAGGCTCTCGAGAACTGGGACTTCAAGAAGACATGGGCTGAGATGCAGAAGCTTCCAGCTACTGGCAAGGTCAAGGCGATCGGTGTTTCCAACTTCTCGAAGCACCATCTTGAGGAGCTCTTCGCCGATTCCTCTTTCAAGGTCACTCCAGCAGTGAACCAGGTGGAGGTGCACCCATGCTACCCATCGTTCAAGCTCGTCGACTACAACACCTCCAAGGGCATCCACACTACCGCATACTCCTGTTTGGGTTCGACCGATTCGCCATTGTACAAGAACGACACTCTTGCCAAGATCGCTGAGAAGAAGGGCAAGACCGTGCAGCAAGTGCTCCTCCAGTGGGGTCTGAGCAGAGGGTACTCCGTCATTCCAAAGTCGACCAGCCCAAGCCGTATCGAGGCGAACTTTGCCCTTGATGGCTGGAGCCTCGATGATGACGAGATCAAGACCATCAGCTCGATCAAGGACCGCTTTAAGGTTTGCGATGGCACCTTCCTGCCTTATGATGGCGAGAAGGCCAAGCTCTTCGTCGATGACGAGTAA
- a CDS encoding Extracellular protein, whose amino-acid sequence MSSFTLLAAALLTTAHALPAPADHGNYGKYGSYGSYGAKPDNGSSSEQPTEKYVVSLGPRPYYLVNNMTDGALKTKLDSCKSLDFSVTGFTIGHRGGGTLQFPEETAQSEDAGARMGAGILECDVSFTKDRGLVCRHSLCDLHTTTDILTRPELAKKCVVPFTPANATSPANAVCCTSDITIAEYETLCGKQDAFNASATTPKEYLGTAPDWRTELYDTCGKLLTLDSYIDLVESQPVQRNFTPELKTPPTPYVPMPFNGYTQEQYAQDLVDTFKNRSISYDRIWPQSFLYDDILYWLKNDHEFGKQAIFLQEYDTAADIANATRNLTEVRAAGVNIIGPSIPMLVTPGGPDNKTIVPSAYAKAILVEGFDIIAWTYERSGPVATVKESGEYYFSSIADIVSYDGQYYDLLDVLANQIGIKAMFSDWASSVTYFANCFGLEGPRNVYK is encoded by the exons ATGTCTTCATTCACTCTCCTCGCGGCAGCGCTGCTGACCACTGCTCATGCTCTACCTGCGCCTGCAGACCACGGGAACTATGGCAAATATGGCAGCTATGGTAGCTACGGAGC CAAGCCAGATAATGGCAGCAGCTCAGAGCAGCCTACGGAGAAATATGTTGTCTCCCTCGGGCCACGTCCATACTACCTGGTCAACAACATGACAGATGGCGCCTTGAAGACTAAGCTGGATTCCTGCAAGAGCCTGGACTTCTCAGTCACTGGCTTCACGATCGGTCACCGCGGCGGAGGCACTCTCCAGTTCCCAGAAGAGACGGCACAGTCTGAAGACGCTGGTGCTCGCATGGGAGCCGGCATCCTTGAATGCGACGTCTCTTTCACCAAAGACAGAGGTCTCGTCTGCCGCCACTCCCTCTGCGACCTTCACACCACGACCGACATTCTCACCCGCCCCGAGCTAGCCAAGAAATGCGTCGTCCCTTTCACACCCGCCAACGCTACCTCCCCAGCCAACGCAGTCTGCTGTACCTCCGACATTACCATCGCCGAGTACGAGACGCTTTGCGGCAAACAAGATGCCTTCAACGCCTCGGCCACAACACCGAAAGAATACCTCGGCACCGCTCCTGACTGGCGCACGGAGCTCTATGACACATGCGGAAAACTCTTGACGCTAGATTCCTACATCGATTTGGTAGAATCCCAGCCAGTCCAACGCAACTTCACGCCCGAACTAAAGACCCCACCCACACCATACGTCCCCATGCCCTTCAATGGCTACACGCAGGAACAATACGCCCAGGACCTCGTCGACACCTTCAAGAACCGCAGCATCTCCTACGACCGCATCTGGCCTCAATCCTTCCtctacgacgacatcctctACTGGCTCAAAAACGACCACGAATTCGGCAAACAAGCCATTTTCCTGCAGGAATACGACACAGCCGCAGACATCGCCAACGCCACCCGTAACCTGACCGAAGTGCGCGCCGCGGGTGTGAACATTATCGGACCCTCCATTCCCATGCTCGTCACACCTGGTGGTCCGGACAATAAGACCATCGTGCCTAGCGCCTATGCTAAGGCTATTCTGGTGGAAGGGTTCGATATCATTGCGTGGACGTATGAAAGGAGTGGGCCGGTTGCGACGGTCAAGGAGAGTGGTGAGTATTACTTTAGCAGTATTGCGGATATTGTTAGTTATGATGGGCAGTATTATGATTTGTTGGATGTGCTGGCGAATCAGATTGGGATTAAGGCGATGTTTTCGGATTGGGCGAGTAGTGTTACTTATTTTGCGAATTGTTTTGGGTTGGAGGGGCCAAGGAATGTTTACAAGTGA
- a CDS encoding Ferric/cupric reductase transmembrane component 1 — translation MNHLPPFHHNLRISDPLSDPRLPDLRVRNETSPANQTQALNLTAEQELDFGRLVEGFVFSRWFFVTYQVAIVGVVLIAAALRWHERRSRSRRRAGRRKENPEKSANGETAGLLRRPSQDDGEEVQDDTAIRTSRSGTSASNSSESTRSGNNTPPTKREESEVRSDSPLLAAADNTHSSGHLRPSSFRPRAYLRACLMYQPPPVPLLRRIIPANSTTLIILLLLALNIWYLLFNITFYDAGTASYAILADRAGLLFAANMPWLYLMAAKNQPIKLLTGDSYENLNLIHRRQGQWMCFLGVLHFGAMMLAWYLSLPRYYTFWGYLAIPYVTWGVGAWFAYEVLYLTSLSSFREWWYELFLASHVGLQVVALVALWFHHFRAAPYVMASLIIFVADRLIWRVGIKTTKIQAELQVMEDGETVKVSGNWATASRKNSWWRRCFGYNVRSGWLPSEHVFITVPGISTKHSLQFHPMTIASAAPEDEGQAWFNLIIRAKGGFSRDLLHYARTHSTATVRLDGPYGSLHALEMLHASDVAIIVAGGSGIAVAYPMLWNLLHHKPDSRQRVGLIWIVQDARHISWISTERLDELRELGCHIVVPPASRPHGRPDVRQLLRDSVDELSETADDKLGVVVSGPDSMNRGVRNACAALALNGRDVEVSVEKFGW, via the coding sequence ATGAACCACCTGCCGCCGTTCCACCACAATCTGCGCATATCAGATCCGTTATCAGATCCTCGGCTGCCTGATCTACGCGTCCGCAATGAGACATCACCTGCCAACCAGACTCAAGCACTCAACTTGACAGCGGAGCAAGAGCTGGACTTTGGGAGACTTGTCGAGGGCTTCGTGTTCTCGCGATGGTTCTTTGTCACGTACCAGGTCGCGATCGTCGGCGTGGTACTCATAGCAGCGGCATTGCGATGGCATGAACGAAGAAGCAGATCGAGGAGAAGAGCTGGGAGACGGAAAGAGAATCCTGAGAAGAGCGCGAACGGTGAGACGGCAGGCCTACTTCGACGGCCGTCGCAAGATGACGGTGAAGAAGTGCAAGATGATACAGCGATAAGGACATCTCGAAGTGGCACATCAGCGAGCAACTCTTCAGAGTCGACTCGCAGCGGCAACAACACTCCACCTACGAAGCGTGAGGAGAGCGAAGTCCGGTCAGACAGCCCATTGCTGGCAGCTGCAGACAATACCCACTCATCAGGACACCTTCGTCCATCATCCTTCAGACCACGAGCATATCTCCGAGCATGTCTCATGTACCAACCGCCTCCCGTCCCCCTCCTCAGAAGGATCATCCCCGCGAACAGCACGACTCTCATcatcctcctcctcctcgcCCTCAACATATGGTACCTCCTCTTCAACATCACCTTCTACGACGCCGGCACAGCCTCCTACGCCATCCTTGCAGACCGCGCCGGTCTCCTCTTCGCCGCAAACATGCCATGGCTCTACCTCATGGCCGCCAAGAACCAGCCTATCAAACTCCTTACGGGTGACAGCTACGAGAACCTCAACTTGATCCATCGCAGACAGGGACAGTGGATGTGCTTCCTGGGAGTCCTACATTTCGGCGCGATGATGCTTGCTTGGTACCTCTCGCTTCCGCGGTACTACACGTTTTGGGGATACTTGGCGATTCCATATGTCACGTGGGGTGTTGGTGCGTGGTTTGCATATGAGGTGTTGTACTTGACGTCGTTGAGCAGTTTTCGGGAGTGGTGGTATGAGCTGTTTTTGGCGAGCCATGTTGGGTTGCAGGTTGTTGCGCTGGTGGCGTTGTGGTTTCATCACTTTAGGGCGGCGCCGTATGTCATGGCTTCGCTAATTATCTTCGTTGCGGACCGCTTGATTTGGAGGGTTGGCATCAAGACGACGAAGATACAGGCTGAGCTGCAGGTCATGGAAGATGGTGAGACTGTCAAGGTCTCTGGGAACTGGGCGACGGCTTCTCGAAAGAACAGCTGGTGGCGCAGATGCTTTGGCTACAATGTGAGGTCTGGCTGGCTACCTTCAGAGCATGTCTTCATCACAGTGCCTGGCATCTCGACGAAACATTCCCTACAGTTTCACCCGATGACCATCGCTTCCGCAGCACCGGAGGATGAAGGGCAAGCATGGTTCAACCTCATCATTCGCGCCAAGGGAGGCTTCTCCCGGGACTTACTTCACTACGCTCGTACGCACTCCACCGCTACTGTGAGGCTCGATGGTCCGTACGGCAGCCTTCACGCCTTAGAAATGCTGCATGCCTCGGATGTGGCCATAATCGTGGCAGGAGGTTCGGGCATCGCGGTGGCATATCCCATGCTGTGGAATCTCCTCCACCATAAACCGGACTCGAGGCAAAGAGTAGGTCTGATCTGGATCGTACAAGACGCACGACATATCTCCTGGATCAGTACCGAGCGTCTCGACGAACTTCGAGAGCTGGGGTGCCATATCGTTGTTCCGCCAGCAAGCCGACCGCATGGACGGCCTGATGTGAGGCAGCTTCTACGGGACAGCGTTGATGAGCTATCCGAAACTGCGGATGATAAGCTCGGCGTAGTGGTCTCAGGTCCAGACAGCATGAACCGGGGCGTGAGGAATGCATGTGCTGCACTTGCCTTAAATGGCAGAGACGTCGAGGTTTCAGTCGAGAAATTTGGATGGTGA